The window ACCTACCAAAGGTGCAATATCCCTTAGAATGAGGAATTCCACATCAAAACTAGAAGCAACAAATATTCTAATAAAACAAGGTCGAGATGTATACTGTAAAACTCCCAGGACTGCTCCGTTTTACTACGGCAAACAAAAGCGgagcaatgaagaagaaaacctCTGCCAATGGATACCCACATCACCAACAACACTACTGCAGCTTTTTATGAGCACAATAGCAATACATGAAATGATTAGCACATTGTAAGCAGgatcttttttttaattcttttgaagaaaaagacgGGATTCACATGGACAAAACAAATATTGATAATCCAAAATTATGCACCATTTCATCTCAAGAAAGTTCTCAGAATGTGGTACATCACCATCTTACTGAAGTTTTCAGAACGTGATCTAATCAGTGATGCACTAACAACTAATAAGGGTGTTCCCCAATTTCAGCTATTCTCTTGACAGGTTCCAACTACAAACTTCTCTAGAGGTTGTACAATTAACCAGAACAACTAGTATGATCTCTACATGAAGGGCATCAAATCAATGGGAGTCCCAAACATGAACCTCACAGAGGTTTTTGTAATCCCAATCCATGATCTCTAGGTCATAATgcaaaaattcttttaatacCAGTTTCCCCACCACTATGAATTCACACCTAAAGAATGCTCATCACCTAAGGATATTGACATCCAGGTGTCCTTCCAAGTGATTCttaagacaaaaaaattcagacAACAAAATGAATGGGATCAGCGAGAAACTTATGGCTAAATTAGTCACTTCATTGTCTGTACACGCGGCAATAACACTAAAAAGTTACAAATATTTGcatcaaaggaaaaggaaaggatagACTGGGTATAGAGTGCAAAGACATAAGAAATGTCGAGGAAATGAGATGACAGCATCGGCATAAGCAGCAGAGCACAGGAATTCAACTTACTCAGATAATTCATGCTTCGAGCCGAAGCAGATGATGAAGCAACATCAATTGGAACAAGAAGTTGTAGCAGATGATGCCTGATGGTTGGTGATACTCAAAGGGTTTTCACCAACCGTGTCAGGTATCTGCTGGTTTTCTGGTTGTGGAACGGGTAAATTCTCTGAACTGTTAGACACAGAAGCAGAACTGGTCCTGCCTCCGTCTCTCGTTTCAAGACGCTCCATCATGTGTGACACAGTAGCAATCCCTGCGTCTCTTCTAACTTCAGAACCAAGATCCACCATGGGAGCGTTGCGAGAGAACAGTCTCTCTTTCCACCCTCGTGtgctctttgaaattgattctTTGCATCTAAAACCAGTCAAGCGCATATGCTTTTTAACCTTTATAGATGAAAGCAGATTAATCAAATTAACAATCATTTAAGCAAGGGGTGCCTGTCAAAGCTCAATACCTGGAAGACACTGCATTAAATCGAGACCTCAGGGATTCTGAAAAGGACTGCAACTCCGATGGTCCTCCCCTATCCTGATTGTTTGGTGAGGAATGATTTGGTGATCTCCTGCCAAGGGGAAAAAATGTATAAAGACACTATGTAAGAGAATTGAACAAATTCTAAAGTCTACATGAACCTTAAgtcaaagaaaaatccaaaactaaaaCACTAACAGATTTCACAAGTGGAGGTAAGCCAATATTACAGATGCTTCATGTACCTGTTGATCAATGATGATCCTTGCTGGTTAACAGCAATAACTCTAGGTGAAGATGAACCCTGCCCCACAGGGGAAGAGGTCAATGTACCTATTGGCTGCTCAGATTCATCCTGAACGATGGTAGAAGGTGAAGGAGCCGTGATAACCGTAGCTTCAGGAGCTTGTTCATCTTCGCCATCCCTACCAGATGGGGATGCAGATGGAAAAGGACCACTAGGAGGGGTGTTAGGATGAGTAGAGAAAACCAAGAAATGCGGACGGCCATGAGCTGAAGACCGGTTCCTGTGGCCTTCCCTTCTGGCAATGTGACGTGCTCGGCCCATAGCGGCGGCGGCAGCTAAGTGCTGGATGATACGCTCCTCAAGCTCAGAATCAGTAGCACCAACGGGTAGCTGCATATTCACCAAGAAGAGCCAGCTAAGCAACACGCccttagtttaatttaataatCAGACCAGAGATTCAGTTTGTTTGAGAAAATTACATGTTGCAATTCAAAATCTCCGAGAGTGGGATGATGAAAGATCGTCGCATTTCTTGATGGGTTAAACCTAAAATTCCTCTCCCGTTCTACTGCCTCCAGTAATTCCTGGCTGAAAGCATGgaaaaagttttcaaatttgaaagttttataatgTCAAGGGAACTAAGACCTCACGGTTATGTCCAAATTTGAACATAATCTACCTGGAGGGATCTTTCAGGCTGATGGGTTGCCAACACATGGGACACTGTGAACTCCTCTGACACCTAGAGGCGAATGAGAAAAAACAAGAAGCCATCAGAATATCAATATCCTAAGAGTTTGACACCATTTGTTGCATTTTATATGCCAAAGAGTGGTCTTTTCCCTTGGAAATTTAGTCAGGTTTCAGATGCACCCGGATAAAATAATACTTGAAGAAATGGAGCTCTACTATCAACGTATATGAATAGTCAAACGATATGAACCAcaccaagaaaataaaactttaaGGACTCTGGGGAAACTGAAATATAATCATTCAGGATGCGGGCCGATAATGCCTTAAAAAACAACATTGCAGACATCAGGTCAAGAACTCCAGCAGTTACTCCAGCCATAGCAGTGCAGAACTTGTGTATGGCTGTGCACGGCCTGTTAACACGTGAATAAATGCTATTCTAGCATTCCTCTTATTTGTCTGGTCTATCAAGCATATGAGAGTAATCATTCCATATAACATTTTGCTTGATATAAGCAATGCATGAAAGTTCAAAAAAGAAACACAGATAATGTGGACGCTACATAATGCAGGTGCTCTTATCAGCAGAGTATAAGTATTTTATATGACATCCAGAGAATCGGAGAATGCGCCAGAGACTATGCAGATGAAATGTGACAAATATCTTTGCTGATACTGCATTGGTCTAGCATTACAATGGGGTCTATTCCGTCAGCAGCAAAGCTTATTCTGTTGAGGCTGAGAGCACTATAGATTACCACTCGAGAATGCACTGGAGATGATACTCGTGCTTGCAAGTGGTCacctgcagagagagagagagagagaaaggtcaACTAAACTGGGCCGCGAAACCCAGGCAAAAAGAGATTCCACGTCACATACCGTAGATGGTTCGCTGTCGCAGAAAGCTTCAAGGCAGATGCTGCAAGCATCCTCGCAGGCCTCTTGGACTCCACCTTCCACGAAGGCCGCAGCCGATATGGAGTGAGCCTCGGACTTGCTAGCGTCTTCCATCACCTTAGCCTGAAAGAGCAGCGGAACTCCTAGGTCAGGGCAGTCAACGCTTTACCCAACGAACGGCGGGAAAATGCCAAACCGCGAGAAAAAAAGTCATCTTGGCAACCAATTCGATCGACGATCGACACTCCTAACGCAGACATAGATCCGCGACCTAAGAACTGGCACTCCGAATCAATCCGGACCAGTTCACACACCACTCGCCAGAACTCACACTCAACATCCCGCTAATCCCCTAAAACCCCGACCCCAGCGGAAgcaggaaaagacaaaaaacacAATTCGCCGCGCAAATCGGACGCGATTCCGAAATCTCGGCCGCAGAAATCGCGCAATCAGACGGCCGGACGAGACATCCCGGAGCCCccgacgacggcgacgatgTAAACTCGGATCGACTCGCGCGCGAACGGGATAAAATCGTTACCTCCATGAAAGCCGGGAGGAGCAGGAGCTACCGGAGAGCCGAACCGACGGCGACGTCGCCGATCGAGGGGAGGAGAAATCACGGCctagagaggaggaggagcgagAGAAACCCTAGCTCGCAGAAGTCATAATGgcgcagaggagagagaaagaggctgGGGAATTTGTGTTTCCTGTTTGGGGTggaattttagcttttttatttttttttatttacttttgcGTGGAATTGGACTTTTCGGGCCTCCTGGTTGACTCGGCGCGGTCTGCCCGACTCGCCCGCGGGGGGACACGTGGCACGGGGCGCTTTGACGAGTCGATGGGCTGAGTTAACGCGTGTGGGGGCCGTGCCAGACCGGCTCGCTTCGCCGCTCGGGTACGGATCGGCCGTGTCAGTGACTCGGTGTCGCGTCACGCGCGGTTTGACTGGTTCGAGCGCGGCTGCGATCCGGACGAGTCGGCATGTTTGAACTGAATTTTCTCTTTCGGATAGTCTCGCTCTCGTTTCAAAGAAATTACTttctgtaaattttttttgtcatctcTTCTTACTCTACTCTGAGTGTGGCTCGAAAAGACACTCATTTTCAAACTTCACATACTTGCTACACCATTTGGTAAACCCACTTTCAAACTTACTGCTTTCGCCACTCCATCTCtctgagaaggtggagatttgaacccctcacatTCCCATTCCATATTAAAATGGTGGTCACTGAGACGAATCTCAATAATTACTAATAGTTGAATTAttgataaagagaaaaaaaaacaaaaaagaatattccTCCATATAAATCTCCCTCTAATGTACATTCAAAAAccgacacaaaaaaaaaatatatatacatatccatatttgaaaaaagaagaaattttgttttttttccatttttcccttGCATCATTATTCAAGGCTTTCTCGAGATAATTGCACTCCTACTCTAAACTTTTCAtcaaaactccaaacttttgcCGGCTTCCCAAAATAGCAAtcaaaactccaaacttttgcCGGCTTCCCAAAATAGCAAGTAAAAGTCCAACTTTTCCTCGTTGTTAGGACGGtgtataattattatttatcttATATGGGCTCTTTCTTAAATTTCATGATGAAGTTTTGTGGTTAcgactttatttttttcacgaaaaaataatttaaaaaatattttctcaaaagtgatcatttatattgcttataaaaatgaatagataaaaaatatttcaccaTCCATAGAGATACAAATattcataaatagaaaattattttccaaatcgTTTTTGTATTGCAAGATAAACATAgtttaattgttattttttgtagTTGATTTTATAACACATCTAGGATAGCCAATGCTAAAAGTCAAAGCCCTCtgaaaaaatgtaaattgtgtttagtaaaaattatttGCAAAATGACTTTTGAGACAAgtagtgtttggtaaaaaaaaaaaaaaaaaattttggttatacttgtatatatttttttattaaaaagaaaaaaaagaaatttgcaaTGAATTTTGGTGACCCAAGCGCTCTAGTGATTGTTGGCCAAGATCGCATGATCTCAGGTGACCCAAGTGATTGTCACTTGTGAGGGTCACACGAGACATCGCCAGGGTCTTTTGACCGCAATATGTTACAAGAAGGggcaaaaataatttaattttagttttagaTTCCACAAATACTATTAGGTGAGAGTAGCTGGAGCTTTGAACATTCTAAAGCTAGCCTTTGGCTGAAAGTTATATTTATTTACTTGCCAAACTGGCCTCCAAAACCCTTGCAGAAAAGTGAACTAAATGCACTTCACATccatcttatgatttttttctttctttttgtttttatctctTTATAGTCTCGTGACCTTGACCATAAAAGAAAGGCAAAAAGCACATAACTTAAAAACAAATAACATCGTCCTTGTCAAAATGTAATGCAGCCGCAGTTGCATTTTCGGCAGAACCATTTACAGCGTCACTCCTCTTTCGTTTTTACATCTCcctttcaagaagaagaagaagcagcagcagcagctcccATTGGGCCGACCGAGGGGCCCCGGCCCGGCCCAAGCCCGGCCCGCGAACGGCTCTCCGCCTACGTGTCCCTCATCGAGGGGCTCCTCCAGAAACCGGCCCCGCGGAACCGGTCCCACATCTCCTTCTCCAGGTCATCCGCGGCCTCCCCGTCGCCGTCTCCGCCGGCGCCGGCCGCGTCGGCtccgtcctcgtcctcgtcctccgCGGCCGCCGCGCCCCCGACCGCGAAGCTGCTGGGCCTCTGCGCCAGGAGCACCCCCTTCCGCTTCCGCCTCGCCGCCGCGGAGCGCTGCCGCCTCCGCCTCACCCGGCGGCAGAGCCCCGCGGGGACCCGGTACACGGCCAGCGCGAGGAGGTTCAAGACGGCGCAGGGGCAGCAGCACCACACCGCCGCGCAGTCCGCGGCCGTCCGCCCCGCCGCCTCGGCCACGCGGGCCCGTCccctcgtcgtcgtcgccgtcgccgtcttcGGAGCCGGCGCCGCGGAGGCCGATGGCTCGTCCGCCTCCCCGCCGGGGTTGGGAAGCAGCGGCTGCCTCCGGTGGGCGGCCGGAGGGTGGAAGAGGGATTGCCGGGTCATCCGCGGATCGTCGCCGGTGCCTTCGGGATCGACAAAGGAGGGAACTTTAAGCGGGACAGAGGAAGGGTGGggggaagagaggagagggtCGGAGAACGCCGGCCGGGGTtgattttcctggaaaatggaATCTTTTGACGGGgaaaatagagaggaaaaaTGACGAAACagagcgagagaaagagagagattgattggatacgagctagagagagagagagagagacgttcCAACCGGGTGGAGAGATgctataaaaataaagaagccGGTCAGCCGCCTTGCGGCCGTGGATGTATGTGAAGGGGCGTAGGGGAATTGACATGGGAAGATGAATCCGACGCCGTCGGATCTGATGGGACCCACGTGAAACCCGTCATTTTCGACCGTCCAGATTTGATTTTCCGTTTCTCAACTGCAACATCTGACTTAACAAGAGCCCAACAAGACGCGGGAGGaatggttgtttttctatttctcgatgGGGACAGAAAGCGAAACTGTTAACCATGGAATACCCTTTAGACTCATGTTCGGGATATGAAATTGGTCAAATTTGCCTCGTCAAAATTGTTGAGTATGCGCAACCCACCCCCGATTCCATCCTATAATGTCTAAATCACTCGAACGGAACATATAACGGATCACTTTTGATTTGGAATCACGACCATTTCTAGAAAATTCGATATTAACCACCAATAAATCTACATAAAGAAACATCAATTTCCcaattgatttttgtgatttGGACTTTAAATAATCTCGTGAGAAatctttaatcaattcaattaaatctcaaacatatcaaaaatttagtaGGATTCCATAAATAGGATCTCAAATTGATAACCCACTTTAAAGTTTATCTAAGAATTTACTCGGTTCGAAACAACTGTATTTTTTGTCAATATATCTTTCCGCAAAACGCGTATATAATTGCCCGTCATGGCCATGGTTTCAAACCTCTCTTCTTGTCCTAATCATCTAGCGGCGGCGGCTACGGAACGAGAGACTTCTCAGTgccgtcgccgttgcggtgCGCGTCGGTGGTTGCACGTTCATGTCAACGACTCCCTGTAGGGCCGGCCTCTACACGAAGCTTAAAAGCCTATGAAGGGAGACGATCGTGCCACCTCGGTGCTTCCGAAATAGTAGCCGTGTCGTGCGTGCAATCCTTTGGCTTTTTGCGTTGACTTTTGCTCCGGCGTTTGTGCGTGGGGACCGATCTGGGTCCGACGTAGGATCAGCCAAGCGGGACAagatctttgtttttttttttttttaatatcttttccCCTGAGGAAAGAATAGAAGAAATGAAGAGGAGAAAGGACGTGAAAGCCACCACCAACCCGACATCCGTCAtcgcattgttttttttttttttttaaggtttttgCTTAGAGGCGACTGGCACATAAATGTAATTCGGTGGTCGtgcaataaaggaaaatgagtaGTGTTGGTCGTCTTGGTGAAACGAGAGTAGATAAGTGGGTGGCTATCGAGAAGAATGCGTAGAGATGATTATCCGGTGACATGCATGAAATTCCcatctccatttttttatttttttttattcctcatACGAGAGAGTCGTATAAATCTTAGGGCTGTTTCAATAAATACTGGGGTagatggaaaattcaaaaaatttcctCTCGACAGTCTTAGCTTTTATTCTTGCATTCCGCGTATTTACATATTTCTACATGAAGTTAAGATGAAATTGCGAGGGTATGCCTAATTTACCTTAATCCGTAGGCATCAAAGTTACAAGAAAACCATAAGCATCTGAGAGACAATGATAtgggaagaagagaagggaCAAAGATTACCATTTCTTGAATTGACGTAGAGATATCGATTTAAATTATAGAACATGAGTTTTATGGGcgtatgagaaaaaaaaaagtgtattcCGATTTAAAAATATTACAGATCGAGGAGAAAATACACTGTGATAGTTATTAAGCAGATTCTTCATTGAAAGTGAATGATTATATTTATAAAGACTTCTATAGAATTTCCTTATATCGCCACAATATAACTGTAGAGAGAAATCTAGATATTAAAAGTGagatttcaatttcaaagttcCCTTAATACTATTGCATATATAAATGACTTGATGACAGTGTCCtatacatagagaagaagtaagaatagaagatttcaacaaatctatagaaaattgggaaattcctaaaatacggcttaaagaaatatacaagcaatcaaaattgaagtttttcaaaATCGAGACTATGTCATAActactgaagaaagagatgttcctcttttttaattcttatgaaaaaatacatcttttaaacaaagagtccattcaaaagcataaacaaaaatacaactaCATTCATATAGGACTAGTCCAAGTAGGAGTCAAACCTCTTACTAAAGAAGGTCTTAATACTTCCATTCTCTTAGTCTTACATGATGCACGTCTTTAAACTACGATGAATCCATTCTCTAATCTTGTAGAGACAAGTCTCTCGCAAAGGACCCATACATTTTGACTGTTATCCTAATTTCTCTGTTTCCTCAAAGATAAGAACATCCTTAGAGCTCTaacactccaaatcaaaacccataattatAAAGTAGCAGATGGATCTATTCCTTTAGCCCTTGTCTATAGAATTCATTACAAAGCCATGTCCTccgcttttggagaaaatgctttcaaacatagtccAAGAGGAGAAACACTCCTTCTCCAAACTGATATTTCTAGAGCAAATACTACAATTCCTAGGTCCATTAATTGGAACCAAGTTACTTTACCGTaacaatgggaattagaaaaccaaattccccaacAAGTTGTTCGAATACGAGATCCTACTAATGTCATTCAACATCCGGAAGGAAGAGTgaccattagatttcctagaagatcattcgattcaagatctagtccttcCTTTCATAACTCCTACACAAGGTCCGTAGATCTTAATCCTAATCTTCCTCCTATAATCACCATTCCTCCGAGTACTCATAGAAACACTCCTCCTCCTAGTATGCATAGGGACACTCCCACACATGATACAACACTTTTACCTCCTTCCACTAGTAGAAGTAATCATGAGACACCTCCCCGAACCGAaaattagtggtttagataaTAGATCGGGATTTCCGGGCCtgtttatcaacaaaatcagCCCGAACCAGTCCTAGAAAATACAGATTCTCCTCACCATTCTCCTACTTATTCGCAAATGATAGATGCCGagcttaatgttttagaaaacattttgagCCTCACAAAgcttttcttaataaagaatttaactctgaaaacaacaaacaaatcgagaaatggttcttcaaaacctttgctgATAAAGCaaagacatcaaacaaaaatattacgactacatatatgaatatgaagtccatatatttttctttgattggctagaagaacaattccttgagccaaaagaaatatttattttagatcatcattataagtggaaacttgataatggtgaaaccatagaatccaatcatccaccccttagagaataaaaatacaacatGGAGATAGCGAGGTTACAGCCACTCCCTTTAGACTTCCAGACAAAGGAGACTCTCTCTACACCAcaaagttattgaacaaaacaattttactaatcaacatttagtaaCCATAGGAAAACAGTTGAATAGGATAGAATCCACATTTCGCGCCTACCCGACTTATTACACCACAAGTTGACACActc of the Eucalyptus grandis isolate ANBG69807.140 chromosome 10, ASM1654582v1, whole genome shotgun sequence genome contains:
- the LOC104421377 gene encoding E3 ubiquitin-protein ligase RHF2A isoform X1 — protein: MEAKVMEDASKSEAHSISAAAFVEGGVQEACEDACSICLEAFCDSEPSTVTTCKHEYHLQCILEWCQRSSQCPMCWQPISLKDPSSQELLEAVERERNFRFNPSRNATIFHHPTLGDFELQHLPVGATDSELEERIIQHLAAAAAMGRARHIARREGHRNRSSAHGRPHFLVFSTHPNTPPSGPFPSASPSGRDGEDEQAPEATVITAPSPSTIVQDESEQPIGTLTSSPVGQGSSSPRVIAVNQQGSSLINRRSPNHSSPNNQDRGGPSELQSFSESLRSRFNAVSSRCKESISKSTRGWKERLFSRNAPMVDLGSEVRRDAGIATVSHMMERLETRDGGRTSSASVSNSSENLPVPQPENQQIPDTVGENPLSITNHQASSATTSCSN
- the LOC104421377 gene encoding E3 ubiquitin-protein ligase RHF2A isoform X2, producing the protein MEAKVMEDASKSEAHSISAAAFVEGGVQEACEDACSICLEAFCDSEPSTVTTCKHEYHLQCILEWCQRSSQCPMCWQPISLKDPSSQELLEAVERERNFRFNPSRNATIFHHPTLGDFELQHLPVGATDSELEERIIQHLAAAAAMGRARHIARREGHRNRSSAHGRPHFLVFSTHPNTPPSGPFPSASPSGRDGEDEQAPEATVITAPSPSTIVQDESEQPIGTLTSSPVGQGSSSPRVIAVNQQGSSLINRRSPNHSSPNNQDRGGPSELQSFSESLRSRFNAVSSRLKSICA
- the LOC108955637 gene encoding uncharacterized protein LOC108955637, translated to MTRQSLFHPPAAHRRQPLLPNPGGEADEPSASAAPAPKTATATTTRGRARVAEAAGRTAADCAAVWCCCPCAVLNLLALAVYRVPAGLCRRVRRRRQRSAAARRKRKGVLLAQRPSSFAVGGAAAAEDEDEDGADAAGAGGDGDGEAADDLEKEMWDRFRGAGFWRSPSMRDT